TGACAGGGGACAAGCCGTGGCTGTCCCGCCCCCTGAATGACGGGTTCTCGACATTCCATGTTTCTCAGAAGCCAATTCCAGACACGCGGCTCCCTCGGAAAGAAAGAGCTCCACCGGGGCCGGGCCGCCAGGTGGTGGGCCGCCGAGGCTTGAATCCGTGTCTGAGCAAGCGAAGGCTAGACCTCCCTGTCTCACCCCGCTCTCGATGGGACAGGACTGGGGGGTCACTCCGTGCGCTGGTTCTACAACCTGAAGATTGCCTCGAAGCTCCTGGTCGTCGTCCTGGGGCTCACCGTCGTCACCCTCGTCATCAACTCCTTCAACCTGAAGGAGATGGACGCGATGCACGCGAGCGCCCAGGAGATCGCCGAAGCGTGGTTGCCGGGCGTCGCGCTGCTGGCGGACCTCCACACCGATAGTTCGGAGTTCCGGCGCGCCCAGTTCGAGCGCCTCCTGGCCTCCACGCCCGAGCAGCTCGCCCTGACCAACCAGGACCTGGAGCGAGAGCAGCGGGAAGTCCAGGAGGCCATCCGCCAATTCGAGTCACGCCTGACCTCGGAGAGCGAGCGGCGGCGCTTCGGAGAGTTCAGGACGGGATGGGAAGCCTACCTGCGTGAGCACGTCCTGCTCATGCAGGGGATGGAGCAGGGAAGGCTCGAGGAGGCTCGGGCACGGCTGAACGGCCCGCTGCGTACGGGCTACGAAGCGTTCAACGACAAGCTGGAGGCATTCCTGACCGCCCACCGCGAGGGCGCGCACCAGGCGGCGGAGCGCACGAGTCAGACCTATCAAGCGGCCCGCCGGGGAAGTGTCGCCGTGCAGGTGGTGCGCGCGCTGCTGAGCGTGGGGGTGTGCCTCTTCCTGGCGCAGCTCATCTCGCGGCCCCTGGCGAGGGCCGTGACGGTGGCGGACCGCATCTCCACGGGGGACCTCACCGCGCGCATCGAGGTACAGAGCACGGATGAGCCGGGGCAGATCCTCGGGGCCATGCAGCGCATGGTGCAGCGGCTCGACCAGATCATCGCCGAGGTGCGCGAGGGGGCTGGCTCGCTCGCCGCGGCCTCTTCCCAGGTGTCCGCCTCCTCGCAGAGCCTGTCACAGGGCACCAGCGAGCAGGCCAGCCGCGTGGGAGTGGTCTCCTCCAATCTGGAAAAGATGGCGGCCAGCATCACCCAGAACCAGGAACACGGCCGGCAGATGGCGCAGATGGCGGTACAGGGCGCCAGGGATGCCGAGGAGAGCGGCCGGGCGGTGAAGGAGACGGTGGAGGCGATGAGCTCCATCGCGGAGAAGATCTCCATCATCGAGGAGCTCGCCTACCAGACGAACCTGCTGGCGCTGAACGCGGCCATCGAAGCAGCGCGCGCGGGCGAGCACGGCAGGGGGTTCGCCGTGGTGGCCGCGGAGGTGCGCAAGCTGGCCGAGCGCAGCCGGACGGCGGCACAGGAGATCGGCGGACTGGCCTCCCACAGCGTGAAGGTGGCCACGCGCTCGGGGCAGCTCCTGCTCGAGCTGGTGCCCTCCATCCAGAAGACGGCCGGGCTGGTGCAGGAGGTGGTCACCGCCTCGGCCGAGCAGACCCGTGGGGTGGCGCAGATGAGCTCGGCCATGGTTCAAGTGGACGAGGTGACGCAGCGCAACGCCTCGGCCGCCGAGGAGCTGGCCTCCACCGCCGAGGAACTGTCCGCGCAGGCCGAGACGCTCCAGCAGCTCGTCTCCTTCTTCCGCCCGGCCGAAGAGGCGCGCATGCCGCGGCCGTGGCTGCTCCACCCCCTTCCACACGCGCCGCGCCAGCTGGAGCCGCGGAAGAGGCGAGGAAGGTTGCGCACCGGGCGTGAGCGGTCATCGCCGAGCAACTCCCCGGCGTGACGTTCTCATCAACAGCTCGCCGCGTGAGTGCCAGGCGGCGGCTTCGATTCCCGCCGCTTCCAATAGCGGAGCGCGGAGCCTCACGGCGAGGAGATGAAGTCCAGGGTCTTCTGGCTGCTCACGGCCACGAAACGCTTGCCGTCACCCGAGACGCCGAGGGCGGTGATGGCCTCTTGTTTGGAGGCCACGCGGTACGAGCCCAGACTCGTGCCATCGTCCTCGAATACCTTCACGTCCTGCACCGTCGTCTGCTCGGAGCTGCTCCAGGTATTGGCGACTCCGTAGAGCCGGCCATCCACGCCCACGGTCACGAGCACGCCAGAGAAATCCTTTCCCCGCGTGGAAAGCTTGTTCAAATCCCGGGTGTCGTAGGCCTCGAAGCAGCGTTCGTAGCTGGCGGTATACACGCGGCTGCCGTCCTCCTTGATGGCGACCGCGCCCCCGCCAGCGCGTGCGCGCAGGGCGAAGTCCACGGACCCGCCATTGGAGCTCGAGGAGCGCAGGTCACCGCAGGCCAGACCATTCCCAGACCCACAGAGCACGGAGCCATCCACGCTCGTGCGGACGCTGAACATGGAATCCAGCAACCCGTCTGCGTCGGTCGTCACGGGCAGAATCCTGCCCTGGGCTGGATCGTAGGCCAGGCCATCGTCGAAGAGGAGCACGCCCCGGCCACCGGGACGCGCATAGGTGTGCAGATAGAGGGAGCTCCTGCCCGAGCTCCAGGGCGTGCCCGCGGTCAACGTGCTCAGGTTCACGGGGATGAGCCGCGTACGCGCATCCACCACGTACAAGGCCGCGCCATCCGTACTGATGGCCATCGTGCTCAGGTCGGCCCCCAGTGCTGGGAGACGGGCGACCTCGGCCGCCGTATAGATGTTGTAGACGACCAGGTTGGACCAGTCGTGCACGTAGGCGTAGGGCCGGATGGGGTCCATCGCCAGACCCCGGTAGGAGGCGGTGAGCGTGTCCCGGCTGTTGGAGGCGCTGGCCCCCACCCACAGGCCTACCTGCAGGGTGTCTCCCTCCACCGCGCTGTCCTCGGGACGGAGCGTCACCGTGGCCAGGTGGAGGATGTCGGCCGCCAGGCCCTCCGGAGCCGCCGTCACCGTGAGCGTCTCGTCACCGCTGGAGGTGACGGAGAGCCAGGGCTGATTGGAGCTGGCGGTCCAGGGTGTGGCGCGCTGGCCGCTGTTGGCCTTCACCGTCACCGTCTGGGTGAGCCGGCTGGCGGACGGCGTGTGGACCAGGCCCACGCCGTTGTCGGACACATACAGCTTGCGCGCCTCCAGCGTCATCGAGACCGGAACCGTCTGGGTGAAGGTCACCCCCTTCACCGTGGTGGTGAAGGTCAACCCGGCCGTATGGGTGCCATCGGGCAGGCCGGTGGGGTCCACTCGGACCTTGAGCTCCGTGGGGGTAGTGGAAGCCTGGCCCTCCGTGCGGCTCAAGGACAGCCATGCGGGGCCACTCCCGGTGTCCACCGTCGCCGTCCAGGCGTAGGCGGCGCTTCCCGTTCCGAGGGTGAGGCTCAGCGTCCTGGACAGCAACTGCGCGCCTTCCGGCCCGAAGGTCAACGCGTTGGGGGTGACGGAGAAGGCAGGAGGCCGCACCTGCAACGACACGGGCACGACCAGCGCCTCGGCCCGGCCGTCCGGGTTGGAGACGGTGACGTTCGCTGAATAGCTCCCCACCCCCAGCTGCGACACCTGCTCCCGGTCGAATCCCACCCTCACGGGCCCGTGCAGAAGCGACGTGCCGCTGGGGGTGAAGGCCCGGACCCAGGGCTGGTCCACCGTGGCCTTCCAGCCGATGCCCTCGAACGTGCCGTAGAGGAACGCGGAAGCTTCGGACACATAGCCGGAGCCGTCGCCGCCCCCCAGCACATAGGTGAGGTCGAGGGACTTGGAGGAAGACTGGATTCGAGCGGTGACCGTGTAGCGCACGGGCACCCTCGCCGGACTGCCCGGCAGTTGTTTTTCACACGTCTCGTCCTCGCACACGACCACGGTGATCTCGTCCTCCACGGTCCCCATGCCCAGCTCCACCGGCTTCTTGGGGGTGACCTCGATGTGGAAGGGATTGGAGGAGAGATCGACGGCGACCTTCTCCAGGCCATTCTCCGTGTAGAAGACGGCGACGTAGACAGGACTCGAGAGGTCGTGGATATAGCCATCGAAATACTGTGCTGGCGGCACCCCCGCGTAGCCGTTGGCGAAGCTCAGGCTGTCCCGGGTGACGCTCAGGCGCGTGTCACTGCCGCTACAAGCCCCCAGCCACAGCGCCACCAGCACCGGACCGAGAATCCGACACCACTGCCCCACTCTCCTTCGGCTCACGCTTTCCTCCTGACAGAGGCCCCCCTGGGCTTCGGCCGCCAGGATGCCCCATGTGACACGCTCGTGGAACAGTCGGCCGCAAGGAGGGTGCACCCTCCCCCACGGCTTTTGACTTCCCTCCGAGTATAGGCGGGATGAGGGCCCTGTTGAGGGAGAGGGAGGGGGCGAGGAATGCCGAGCCTCAAGGGGCTTGCACGCCCGCCAATCTCCGGGAAGCGCTCGTAGGCCCGTTTGAGCGCGTCCAGGTGCGCGGGGTTGTCCTGGTCGAGCGGCGTGCCCGTGAGCCCGAGGCGCACGACCTCCGTTCTACAATGGCATGCGGTCCTTCGCTCCTCCGAGCAACTCGAACGCGGCGTCCCACGTCTGGGAATCGGATTCAGCGCGCGGCGGCAGACGGTAGTGGGCGGGTCGACCGTCCTCGTCCGGGGCCTTCGGATCGGCGCCCACGTCGAGAAGCAGCTTGATCATCGGAAGGTCCAGCCGGCGTGCCGCGTGCCCGAGCGCGGTGTATCCGGTCAGCCCTCCCCAGTCGTTGATCGTCCGAGTCGCCCCCGCGCCCAGGAGGAGCGAGGCCATGTCCAGATTGCCAACCTCCGCAGACGTCCGCAGCGGCGTGATGCCGTCGCGGCTGCACACGTTGGGATCGGCCCCCGCAGCCAGCAGCGCCTTGACCCGGGACGTATCGGGCTGCTCGATCGCTGTGAAGAGTTCTTTCGACATGACTCACAATTCCGACATTGGATGATCCGGGGCGCAATTCTTCGCTTCAAGAGCCTTGATATCCGCAAGGCCATCTTCGAGTTGGATCATCGCTGTGTTGTGGCCCGGATCGGGATTGCCTCCAAAGCACTGCATGAGCAAATCGCCGCCTACGTCTTTAACGGCAGCGACCTGAACGGTGAGGACGTCCGAGAGCAGTCCCACGTCCTTGAGCAGCACCCACCGGACCCGGTGCGGAAAAGACAGCGTCCACTGCCGGAAGAGCACGTGCGGCAGCACCTGCTCCACCAGGTGCATCGCCGTCACATGCGCCCGCTTCGCGCCACAGGAGGGGCACACCCCTCGTCCCTTGCACGAGAAGGCGACGAGCAGTTCGTCCTTGCAACTCTCGCAGCGCACCCGCGCGAAGCCATGCGCCAGCACTCCGCATTCCAGGTACCTGGCGAAGTCCCCCTCCACATACCGGGGCAGGCCGCGCCCTACCTCGCTGGCTTCCGCCAGCAATGTGGCCAGGTTCTCCCGCACCGCCTCATACAGCACCGTCCCCTCCGGCTGCCTTCGCCGGTACGCCCACCCGTGCGTTCCCACCTACCCCTCCCCAGCCACACCTCGCCAGGGCACACGCTACCGTTCGCCTCCCACGGGCCCCCGTGGAGCCCCTGCCTGCTTGTGGGATCGGGGCTTCGACCGGCTCTCGGAGGTGAGCCCGCCCCCTCCAGAATGAATGTTCTCGACCACCGCCTCGAAGTTGGCCCTCAGAGCGAAGTCAATCAGCTCTTGCTCCATTCTTCGGGCGATTTCGGGTGAGTAGGCCTCGTAAAGCAGCACCATGCGAGTCCAGCCCTCCTCTGCATGCTGCTGAGCGCGCAAGGCCGGGTTGGCGGTTGCCCCCACATAGAACCGGGAACTGTGGCTCAAATAGCCTCTGAGCTTGTTCTTCAGCACAGGCATGGCCTTCTTGGGCACAAGTCCCGTGACAATCTCGGAGCCCGTCCCGCCCAAGGCCGGTCCCGAGGAACCACCTCCAGCACCTCCCCCACGCGAACCGACTCCTTGAGCCGGGAAGGACCCCGAGCGATTCCCGCAGCGCCTCGAGCTTGGCCAGGGACTCGCCCGGCTCCCCGTAGCTGTGCAACCCGGTGGCGACTTCCTGCGCCGAGGGAGCGAAGGGGTCGTCGCTCCGCGCATAGGAGGAGGTGAGCGCGAGCAACAGCGCGAAACGTCGATAATCCGGGCGTCCGAGCATGGCGCACCAGACACCGCCGAATGGACGGAGCACGCCTTCGACGCCGGAAGCGCGGTGTGCGAGCG
The sequence above is drawn from the Archangium gephyra genome and encodes:
- a CDS encoding methyl-accepting chemotaxis protein — encoded protein: MRWFYNLKIASKLLVVVLGLTVVTLVINSFNLKEMDAMHASAQEIAEAWLPGVALLADLHTDSSEFRRAQFERLLASTPEQLALTNQDLEREQREVQEAIRQFESRLTSESERRRFGEFRTGWEAYLREHVLLMQGMEQGRLEEARARLNGPLRTGYEAFNDKLEAFLTAHREGAHQAAERTSQTYQAARRGSVAVQVVRALLSVGVCLFLAQLISRPLARAVTVADRISTGDLTARIEVQSTDEPGQILGAMQRMVQRLDQIIAEVREGAGSLAAASSQVSASSQSLSQGTSEQASRVGVVSSNLEKMAASITQNQEHGRQMAQMAVQGARDAEESGRAVKETVEAMSSIAEKISIIEELAYQTNLLALNAAIEAARAGEHGRGFAVVAAEVRKLAERSRTAAQEIGGLASHSVKVATRSGQLLLELVPSIQKTAGLVQEVVTASAEQTRGVAQMSSAMVQVDEVTQRNASAAEELASTAEELSAQAETLQQLVSFFRPAEEARMPRPWLLHPLPHAPRQLEPRKRRGRLRTGRERSSPSNSPA
- a CDS encoding BACON domain-containing protein; the protein is MSRRRVGQWCRILGPVLVALWLGACSGSDTRLSVTRDSLSFANGYAGVPPAQYFDGYIHDLSSPVYVAVFYTENGLEKVAVDLSSNPFHIEVTPKKPVELGMGTVEDEITVVVCEDETCEKQLPGSPARVPVRYTVTARIQSSSKSLDLTYVLGGGDGSGYVSEASAFLYGTFEGIGWKATVDQPWVRAFTPSGTSLLHGPVRVGFDREQVSQLGVGSYSANVTVSNPDGRAEALVVPVSLQVRPPAFSVTPNALTFGPEGAQLLSRTLSLTLGTGSAAYAWTATVDTGSGPAWLSLSRTEGQASTTPTELKVRVDPTGLPDGTHTAGLTFTTTVKGVTFTQTVPVSMTLEARKLYVSDNGVGLVHTPSASRLTQTVTVKANSGQRATPWTASSNQPWLSVTSSGDETLTVTAAPEGLAADILHLATVTLRPEDSAVEGDTLQVGLWVGASASNSRDTLTASYRGLAMDPIRPYAYVHDWSNLVVYNIYTAAEVARLPALGADLSTMAISTDGAALYVVDARTRLIPVNLSTLTAGTPWSSGRSSLYLHTYARPGGRGVLLFDDGLAYDPAQGRILPVTTDADGLLDSMFSVRTSVDGSVLCGSGNGLACGDLRSSSSNGGSVDFALRARAGGGAVAIKEDGSRVYTASYERCFEAYDTRDLNKLSTRGKDFSGVLVTVGVDGRLYGVANTWSSSEQTTVQDVKVFEDDGTSLGSYRVASKQEAITALGVSGDGKRFVAVSSQKTLDFISSP
- a CDS encoding DUF5953 family protein; its protein translation is MRLGLTGTPLDQDNPAHLDALKRAYERFPEIGGRASPLRLGIPRPLPLPQQGPHPAYTRREVKSRGGGCTLLAADCSTSVSHGASWRPKPRGASVRRKA
- a CDS encoding ankyrin repeat domain-containing protein — encoded protein: MSKELFTAIEQPDTSRVKALLAAGADPNVCSRDGITPLRTSAEVGNLDMASLLLGAGATRTINDWGGLTGYTALGHAARRLDLPMIKLLLDVGADPKAPDEDGRPAHYRLPPRAESDSQTWDAAFELLGGAKDRMPL
- a CDS encoding transposase zinc-binding domain-containing protein, coding for MLYEAVRENLATLLAEASEVGRGLPRYVEGDFARYLECGVLAHGFARVRCESCKDELLVAFSCKGRGVCPSCGAKRAHVTAMHLVEQVLPHVLFRQWTLSFPHRVRWVLLKDVGLLSDVLTVQVAAVKDVGGDLLMQCFGGNPDPGHNTAMIQLEDGLADIKALEAKNCAPDHPMSEL